The genomic stretch GGTTCAGGCAACAGTGGAAAAAGGCTAGGGCCTCGGTGATGGAAATCCACTTGTGCACAGTGCTCTCAAACTCACATCCTTGCTTGATGATTTCCAGGAGGATGAAGGAATCGATGCTGATCCCTATGTAGTAGGGCAGCCAGCAGGCAAAGAAAGCCAGAATGAGGATAACTGTGGTCTTGAGGGCCTTGCGCTTCTGGTAGCCCTTGGAGTGGGAGAGCTTGGAGATGATAATGCAATAGCAGGACAGGATGACAATACCTGGCAGGATAAGGCCAACCATGATGTGCTGAAACTGGAATACCACCAACCACGAGTCATTGGGATAGAAGCGGTCACAGATATATCTCCCATCTGCCTCTCTGACATTAGCAAAGATGAAATCAGGAATAGTCAACAGGAGGGCAGGTATCCAGACACCAACATAGACCACCTTTTCAGCCAACAGCTTCCTTGGCCTCTGACTGTTGGTGGCATGGACAATAGCCAAGTACCGGTCCAGACTGATGAAGGCTAGGATGAGGACACTGCTGTAGAGGTTGACTGTGTAGATGACATGGACTGCCTTGCACAGAAACTTTCCAAAATACCAGTTTGCCACAGCATCAACTGCCCAGAAGGGAAGTGTGAGGACAAAGAGGAGGTCTGCCACAGATAGGTGCAATCTGTACTTGTCTGTCATGCTTCTCAGTTTCTTCTGGTAACCCATGACCAGGATGACCAATCCATTGCCCACTATGCCAGTCAAGAAGATGATGGAGTAGACAGTGGGCAGAAAGATACGGTTGAAATGTGCATTTTCCTCCCGGAAGCAGGGTTCCTTCATGGAGTCATAGTCGCCTGAGCCCAAGTCATCTTCGGTGTAGTTATCTGAAGGGTATATCTGCAAAAGAAGCAAGGGAATGGATATTAACTTTCAAGTACAGTTGGCATTCTCCAAGTTCAAAAACATGtctctggaatttttaaaaagcaattaacaaaacCCAACTCAGCCCAGGCTTCTTCAGGACATTCTCCTCCCACTGAAGTAGTGAGGGAAGGGCACAAGAGAATTATTACAGACTGCTCCAGCCCTCTTCCCCATGTTCCCCCAAGTCCCTTCATTATATCACTCTTTAGTAGAACCAGTTACAAAATTCTTTGTTTAGAACAAAAGGGCGCTGAGATTCAGAGGGTTTCAAAGTCACATCTTTTCTAACTCTTCTACCCCGCCCactagggggaagaaaaaaaccttgggagggaaaaaaccaaaacaaaacacaaagaggcCACTCCTAgacggagggggtgggggtgtgtggacAGACGGGGGGGAGTGGGGGCCAAATCTCCAGTTCTGAGGAGCTGGGATTAACTTTTGTTATGAAGATTCGCCAGGACAGGGAAGATATAGGAGGAAggagcactgggggggggggggggggggggcggaatccCAAAGACTTTCCCCTGAGGCACAAAACATTGCCTTCCCCACGCTCATCTAAACACAAAACCATTCTGCCATTCTGTACTTCAGGCAACATGTAGTGGGGAAGGAGAAACTGGCCTGAAGCTCAGGGCCTTTGGAGATTGGGGTACTGAACAGGGGTTTTAGTAAAAGAtaccccacacacacccctgcagCTGGCATTCCCCAGGGGCCTGGGTCTTTCTGCCCTACCTATGTTTATCTCTTGACGCGTTTGGGAAGCTAGGGAGTGCAGCATTTTCCTGGGAGTGGAAGGTCACGGGGTCTGCACTCATGGTCCTCGCCCCAAGTTTCATTTCCTCACTGCCCGGTCGCTTCCCACCCCGCCACTGACCCAGTAAATGGGGTCGGAGGTCTGCAGCTGGAAGCCTCTAGGCGGAGGGCGCACTGAGGGCCGGGTGGTCCAACTCCGGACCTCCGCGGCTGCCCACCACGCCCACGCCCACTGCCAGCAGCTACAGCTCCCCGGGTTCCGTCCGGCAGCACGCCAAGTTCAGTCCCACAGGGTGCTGGGGAGAAAATGGGCGGCTCCTCCGTAAGCGCCTTTGAATTGCGCGCCGCTGGGGGGAAACGAAAAGCCTTCCTGGTAAGGGGTTTTCAAAAGTCTCCAGGAAACCACCAACGGTTAAACAGAGCAATTGGGATCGGTGAGAGCCAAACGGTCTCCCCACTTGCACCTGCCCGTCTACGCCGCAACGACCGGCagcccaggtgccctccccaagcCCTTAACTCCACCCTTAGTCCCCGCCGCGCACACCTCGGGGGTGCTGCTCCGCAGTGACTGTTTAATACTGCTTCCTCTGTACGATCTCAAATTACCGAAACCCTGGGGTTCACTCGCGGAGCTTCCATTGCCCGCGAGGTCTCCCCCTCAATCCCTAGGCGCGGGGGCTGTTTCAGGTCCCTGCTGCGGCCAATTCTCAGACCTCTCTGGCGAGCAACATCTTGGGTGCGCTCGCCTTTCCCGCTCTCTGCTCACTGTGCGGGGGTACTGACACAGCTCCGCCGACTATGCAGAGTTCAGCGAACACGCGCCCAACCGTAAGACTGGTCACCAGGAGCCTCTGCCTTAAATTAAACAGGGGCACGGTCTCTCTCTGGGAACGCGGCCCGGGCGCACCGCCTTCCACCTCTAAATTCAGATCATGTAATTCACTGCAAATAAACTCCCGCGCTCCTGCGGGAGACCCTTGGTCTGAGTCCGGGAGCAGTGCGCACGCCTTCTCTGCACTTGTGCACAGAATGTTCTTATGTTTGCAAACAGCATGTAAGCCTAACGCGCACCGCAGGACTCAAGGGGGAGACACACGCAGCCACCAAACCGTCGTTCCAATATTTTCTCCTCTACTTACAGAGAAAAAGATTCCAATCCtaacccacccccctgcccctccagtgGAACCATGCTCACGAAACCTCCCTTCCATGCACCTCTGGGGTACCCACATTCTGGTCGCTTCTGCCCTCTCGGAAAGAGGTTGCGCTCTAAGTTTACGAGTttgtacatttaagaaaaagcagGTTGAAACTGGACTTACACGAAACCCGTCCATGGTAACTACTCGCTCTCCAGCCGCAGTGGTTACCGGGGCACCCAAGTCGTCTGGGTCACTTTGCTACTTGCTGCCGCAGCCAACAGACTGAAGTTTCTGCGCGAAGCTGGACTTTTATAAAAACACGCTCGGCTGGCAGCGCATGCGCCGCGCGGGTGGGcgggcggggcagggaggagaaaggcggggtgggggagagacgtGCGAGAGGAGGGCTTGAGGGAGGGGTGCTGGCACTCGGGCAGTTCCAGTGAAGTTAATTAGGGTAAACCTGGGTAGACCCCGAGGGGCTGCTGTTAGCTGGAGGTCACCTTGTGAGTCTTGAGCTGTGGAGAGCATCCCGGAGGCGTTCCCCAACCCGGGAAGGCAGGATGCGCACGGGCGACCTGTGAGTCCTTGTGTGGGGCATCCATCCTTGCTCACGTGGATGGGATTCCAGACCCGGGAATGCTACAAAtggagacactgaggcccagaggagggaaGTGACATTCCAGAATAACCCAATCAGTAGGCGGCAATGCTGGAAGTGGGTCCAGCATCTGACTCCATTCCCTGCGCATTCAGCAGATGCAACACATTCGGAAAATAAGCAAAGATTCTTCAGAGCACCACTATACAGAGCATAACCATACATGCACACGCACAGTAATAGTACTAGCATCAGGTACACATAATCAGGAAACACTTTCAGAAGAGGGTAGGATTCTTTGACATAATTAAGGAGGAAGACTGTGATGGAGAAGTAGATGTGTATTTCCGGGCAACTAATTCGTGagtagtaattaaaaaaaaatatgtaagtgtgtgtgtaaCAGATCACAAGATAAACTTGCACGGaatcactcattcattttctcaataCCCTGTGGGTGTTACCATTACATCGATGTATTTAGTCAACAGATTATTTATGAGGGCCAATGCGTGCGACGCACTTTTCCCGACActgggaatacagcagtgaaccaGAGGATAAGGCCCCCACGCGGAGGAAACAGACAGCGGACTGGCAGAAATGAAATGCCAGGGTTGGCTCCGGATTCAGAGCCGGGCTTGCACTGAGATCTTCTGCCCGCTCGGAGAGGGGTTGCGCTCTAAGTTTACGAGTTTGTATATTTAAGAAAACGCAGGTTGAAACTGGTCTTGCATAGAACCCGTTCATGATAACTGCTCGCTTTCCAGCCGCAGTGGCTACTGGGGCACCCAAGTTTCTTTTAATTCTACATAATGTAATGTTATGATTAATTTTATCTAGTCATTATTGTGTCTTCTGACACCACGTCCAGCGTCTTCCACAACTCAGTGTGGAGGACAAGCGTCCTCAGGGATAAAAAATTAGGTTGAAGAACTGGGcggggtggagtgggggtggggcggggcgttTAAAAGAGTCCACGACTGGCTAGAGTTTGCAGTGGGCGCCGAGACACTGTTTTCCATCCTCGAGCTGCTTCCCGCCGGCGCGGAgcctgggtggggcaggggaaagaTTGAGGGGCGGGGCCGACAACTAGTGCGACTGCTGGCAGGGTGACAGCACCAGTGACAGCGGGGGACGGAGGTGTGAGCATTAGCCGGCACCGAGCACCGGAGGAAGGTCCTAAAAAGAGGACTTGCCCAGACTGGACCCTAAACACCAACCCCCTTTACTTCAGATAAAACATTTCAGTCTGGAGGTGTTCCAGGGATAGTCTGGTGTCTGGGAACCTTTTCTCTACAGAGcataattttcctcttttgtctGCACCCTTTCCCTAATGTTCGTTGTTGAAGGTCCTCATCTACTGAAAACTGATGTTGGGGTCAGGAAGTGGGACTCTCAGAAACTTCCAGTTTAAGACACAATAATGACTAGATAAAATTATAGTATTACATTATgtagaattaaaagaaacatttaaaagcacttttattttgtcattgaCTAAAACTTGGGATCCTATCCTATGTACCATAGGATGCCATTTTGAAGGACCAGAATTTCAGACAGGTTCCATGACTTGCTTTTCACGAAGCTCAGTAGTGAGCGGCTCAGTACATTTTGACCCAGAATGTCAGCTGCATTGTACCTCAAAACTCTTCTCTTCATAATGGCTGAAACCTGAGAGGTGGAATCTTCCAAACCCACCcaaaaaggggacagaggataaGTCCAGAGTAAAACGATTTgcacaataaatttttgttgattgCAGACAAAAGAAAGCTCTTCCTTTATCTGTGGACTCCTTTAGATCCTTTTAGGTATATCTGCCAAAAGGAAGCagttaattaagaaaacaatgaaatgctATTCACTGACTGTCAAATTAggcaaaattttttctttccaaagataaTCTTTGGATATTAGGATATTAGGATAAGACCAGGTGTGTCTCCCGagtggctggtgggaatgtggaTTGGACATCCTTTCTGGAGAGCACTTTGTTCAGTCAGCAGGAACCTTAGAATACTAATTCCACCCATAGAATCTTATCCTGAGGAAATAGAATTTTGCCACAAGGGGATTCATGGAAGCATTATTTCTAACAGGAAAATGTCTGAACAGCCCTAAATGTCCGCTGTTAGTGGAGCAGTTGAGAAATTATCCATATGTGGAATTCCATATGGCCACTGCCAGTGATGTTTGTGAAGAGGAATCTTTAGTGACATAGGAAAATGCTTATAAAACATTAGGTGCAAAAAGTAGGACTCAAAATTATCTATATAGTGTAGTCTCAGTTATGTTAAAATGTGTACTAGAAAAAGATCAGAAGGAAAACCAAAATGTTTATAGGAGTTTTCCCTGGGTGAggaattatatttgattttttactttcttcctcgcatttttctgtgctttccaaattttctgtaatCAGcctgaaacattttcatattcagaaaaaaagtcaacgtgaaaaaaataaacagaatgccTCCCTTCTCATACCTTTCCGCTTCTTAAAGTGTTCACTAGATAGGATGACTTTTTCCTTAATAGTCCTCATTTCCTCTAAGGAATAGTCTCTTCTTATTTTCCCCTGAGCCAAACCTACCTAAACTACTTTTTCAACTACTCTACGatgttcttaaaaagaaaacagaacaagggcacctgggtggctcagttggttaagtggctggccggcaggtcatgctctcatggtttgtgagttcaagccccacattgggctctgtgctgacagctcagagcc from Panthera leo isolate Ple1 chromosome C1, P.leo_Ple1_pat1.1, whole genome shotgun sequence encodes the following:
- the CXCR4 gene encoding C-X-C chemokine receptor type 4, translating into MDGFRIYPSDNYTEDDLGSGDYDSMKEPCFREENAHFNRIFLPTVYSIIFLTGIVGNGLVILVMGYQKKLRSMTDKYRLHLSVADLLFVLTLPFWAVDAVANWYFGKFLCKAVHVIYTVNLYSSVLILAFISLDRYLAIVHATNSQRPRKLLAEKVVYVGVWIPALLLTIPDFIFANVREADGRYICDRFYPNDSWLVVFQFQHIMVGLILPGIVILSCYCIIISKLSHSKGYQKRKALKTTVILILAFFACWLPYYIGISIDSFILLEIIKQGCEFESTVHKWISITEALAFFHCCLNPILYAFLGAKFKTSAQHALTSVSRGSSLKILSKGKRGGHSSVSTESESSSFHSS